A region from the Mesorhizobium sp. J8 genome encodes:
- a CDS encoding biotin transporter BioY — protein sequence MSNAAVSTYKPSFSPLRLHSRSLAWRIGAVIIGSLFLALSSYIEVPMVPVPVTMQTFAVTLVGALYGWRFGALTIAAWLVEGAAGFPVLAGGAAGIQHFVGPTGGYLFAFPIVGAVVGWLAERGWNGNRVMLAFAAMLIGNLLCLVLGTAWLAVMIGAEKAITFGFLPFIVGGLLKSALGAVTLKLFSTDRAEQRGRSSGTR from the coding sequence GTGAGCAACGCAGCCGTTTCGACCTACAAGCCCTCCTTCAGCCCGCTTCGCCTGCATAGCCGTTCGCTCGCCTGGCGGATCGGCGCCGTGATCATCGGCTCGTTGTTCCTGGCGCTGTCGTCCTATATAGAGGTCCCGATGGTGCCGGTTCCGGTGACCATGCAGACCTTCGCCGTGACGCTGGTCGGCGCGCTCTACGGCTGGCGTTTCGGCGCGCTCACCATCGCCGCCTGGCTGGTTGAAGGCGCGGCAGGCTTCCCGGTGCTGGCGGGCGGGGCTGCCGGTATCCAGCATTTCGTCGGTCCGACCGGCGGCTATCTCTTCGCCTTCCCGATCGTTGGCGCCGTCGTCGGATGGCTGGCCGAGCGCGGCTGGAACGGAAATCGCGTCATGCTTGCCTTCGCCGCCATGCTGATCGGCAACCTGCTGTGCCTGGTGCTTGGCACCGCCTGGCTTGCCGTCATGATCGGCGCCGAGAAGGCCATCACCTTCGGCTTCCTGCCCTTCATCGTCGGCGGCCTGCTCAAGTCGGCGCTGGGCGCGGTGACGCTGAAGCTCTTCTCCACCGATCGGGCGGAACAGCGCGGCCGCTCGTCCGGGACGCGATGA
- a CDS encoding GNAT family N-acetyltransferase, with translation MSGQLTVRPVTRQDYEQWLPLWDGYNAFYGRSGPTALAGEITHMTWSRFFDAYEPVHALVSEREGNLLGLVHYLYHRSTTSIAPSCYLQDLFTTQAARGQGVGRALIEGVYERASQAGANRVYWLTHETNHTAMQLYDKVGEKSGFVVYRKMF, from the coding sequence ATGTCCGGTCAACTTACCGTCCGACCCGTCACAAGGCAGGATTACGAGCAATGGCTGCCGCTGTGGGACGGCTATAACGCGTTTTACGGGCGCTCCGGCCCGACGGCACTCGCCGGCGAGATCACGCACATGACCTGGTCGCGTTTCTTCGATGCCTATGAGCCGGTGCATGCGCTGGTGTCCGAACGCGAGGGCAACCTGCTCGGCCTCGTCCATTATCTCTACCATCGGTCGACGACGTCGATCGCGCCGAGCTGCTATCTGCAGGATCTCTTCACCACGCAGGCCGCGCGCGGCCAGGGCGTCGGCCGGGCACTGATCGAAGGCGTCTACGAACGCGCCAGCCAAGCGGGGGCGAACCGCGTCTACTGGCTGACGCATGAGACGAACCACACGGCGATGCAGCTCTATGACAAGGTCGGCGAGAAGTCCGGGTTCGTCGTCTACCGGAAGATGTTTTGA
- a CDS encoding GntR family transcriptional regulator, translating to MASTEDTIAVRISKELADRIISGAIEPGSRLRQDHVAEEFNTSHVPVREAFRRLEAQGLAISEPRRGVRVAAFDLGEVREVAEMRAALEVLALRHAAPHLTASILDLAEEATKAGDKSRDVRSWEEANRTFHRLILAPCNMPRLLSTIDDLHAASARFLFAAWRSEWETRTDQDHRAILSALRQGNTESAAATLGRHVQWIGQKPVKTASGRTRDAFAIVG from the coding sequence ATGGCCAGCACAGAAGACACGATCGCCGTCCGTATCAGCAAGGAACTGGCGGACCGCATCATTTCGGGCGCCATCGAGCCCGGATCGCGGCTGCGCCAGGATCATGTCGCCGAAGAGTTCAACACCAGCCATGTCCCCGTGCGCGAGGCCTTCCGGCGCCTGGAGGCTCAAGGGTTGGCGATCAGCGAGCCTCGGCGCGGCGTGCGCGTCGCCGCTTTCGATCTTGGCGAGGTGAGGGAGGTGGCCGAGATGCGCGCGGCGCTCGAGGTGCTGGCGCTGCGCCATGCCGCGCCGCATTTGACGGCGTCGATCCTCGACCTCGCAGAGGAGGCGACCAAGGCCGGCGACAAATCCCGCGACGTGCGCTCCTGGGAAGAGGCCAACCGCACCTTCCACCGGCTGATCCTGGCGCCCTGCAACATGCCGCGCCTGCTTTCCACCATCGACGATTTGCACGCGGCGAGCGCGCGCTTCCTCTTCGCGGCCTGGCGCTCGGAGTGGGAAACCCGCACCGACCAGGACCACCGAGCGATCCTGAGCGCGCTGAGGCAAGGCAACACCGAATCGGCCGCCGCGACGCTCGGCCGTCATGTGCAATGGATCGGCCAAAAGCCGGTCAAGACCGCTTCCGGCCGGACCCGCGACGCTTTCGCCATAGTGGGGTAG
- a CDS encoding glycine--tRNA ligase subunit alpha has product MHPSRSFQGLILTLHNYWADYGCLILQPYDMEVGAGTFHPATTLRALGPLRWNAAYVQPSRRPKDGRYGENPNRLQHYYQYQVILKPNPPNLQELYLGSLQAIGVDPLLHDIRFVEDDWESPTLGAWGLGWECWCDGMEVSQFTYFQQVCGIECAPVAGELTYGLERLAMYVQGVDNVYDLNFNGREGAEKVTYGDVFLQAEQEYSRHNFEFANTAMLLRHFEDAEAECKALLDAGTPKPSDNLAMHRMVFPAYDQCIKASHVFNLLDARGVISVTERQSYILRVRNLAKACGEAFLKTQAGGMAA; this is encoded by the coding sequence ATGCATCCCAGCCGCTCCTTCCAGGGGCTGATCCTGACCTTGCACAACTACTGGGCGGATTATGGTTGCCTCATCCTGCAGCCTTACGACATGGAGGTCGGCGCCGGCACTTTCCATCCGGCCACCACCTTGCGGGCGCTCGGCCCGCTGCGCTGGAATGCGGCTTACGTGCAGCCTTCGCGCCGGCCAAAGGACGGCCGCTACGGCGAGAACCCCAACCGTCTGCAGCATTATTACCAGTATCAGGTGATCCTGAAGCCCAATCCGCCGAACCTGCAGGAGCTCTACCTCGGCTCGCTGCAGGCGATCGGCGTCGACCCGCTGCTGCACGACATCCGCTTCGTCGAGGACGACTGGGAGAGCCCGACGCTGGGCGCCTGGGGACTCGGCTGGGAGTGCTGGTGCGACGGCATGGAAGTCTCGCAGTTCACCTATTTCCAGCAGGTCTGCGGCATCGAATGCGCGCCGGTGGCGGGCGAGCTGACCTATGGTCTCGAACGGCTCGCCATGTATGTGCAGGGCGTCGACAATGTCTACGACCTGAACTTCAACGGCCGTGAAGGCGCCGAGAAGGTCACCTACGGCGACGTCTTCCTGCAGGCCGAGCAGGAATATTCGCGCCACAATTTCGAATTCGCCAACACCGCGATGCTGCTGAGGCACTTCGAGGACGCCGAGGCCGAGTGCAAGGCGCTGCTCGATGCGGGCACGCCGAAGCCCAGCGACAATCTGGCGATGCACCGCATGGTCTTTCCGGCCTACGACCAGTGCATCAAGGCAAGCCATGTCTTCAACCTGCTCGACGCGCGCGGCGTGATCTCGGTCACCGAGCGGCAAAGC
- a CDS encoding polyprenyl synthetase family protein has translation MGVVLNIEGKREPASIKDLIDLTAADMGRVNELILSKAGSDVEMIPEIANHLISSGGKRLRPMLTLAAAQMFGYSGEGHVKLATAVEFMHTATLLHDDVVDESALRRGKKTARMIWGNQASVLVGDFLLGQAFRMMVEVGSLEALDILSSAASIIAEGEVMQLAAAKNLDTTEDEHFAVIKAKTAALFSAAAEVGPVIALASRTDRAALRSYGMNLGLAFQLIDDALDYGGSSKDLGKNVGDDFREGKVTLPVILAYRRGTKAERSFWKRAIEENVTDDAGLEKAIGLMARHGAIADTIGRARHFGEIARDALAPLEATPQKSALIDVIDFCISRVN, from the coding sequence GTGGGAGTCGTTCTCAACATCGAAGGCAAGCGGGAACCCGCTTCCATCAAGGATCTGATCGATCTGACGGCCGCCGACATGGGCCGTGTCAACGAGCTGATCCTGTCCAAGGCCGGCTCCGACGTCGAGATGATCCCGGAGATCGCCAACCACCTGATCTCCTCCGGCGGTAAGCGGCTCAGGCCCATGCTTACGCTGGCCGCCGCGCAGATGTTCGGCTATTCGGGCGAAGGCCACGTCAAGCTCGCGACCGCCGTCGAGTTCATGCACACGGCGACGCTTCTCCATGACGACGTGGTCGACGAGAGCGCGCTGCGCCGCGGCAAGAAGACGGCGCGCATGATCTGGGGCAACCAGGCGAGCGTTCTGGTCGGCGACTTCCTGCTCGGCCAGGCCTTCCGAATGATGGTCGAGGTCGGCTCGCTGGAAGCCCTCGACATCCTGTCGAGCGCCGCTTCCATCATCGCCGAGGGCGAGGTGATGCAGCTTGCCGCGGCCAAGAACCTCGACACCACCGAGGACGAGCATTTCGCCGTCATCAAGGCCAAGACCGCGGCGCTGTTCTCGGCCGCGGCCGAAGTCGGGCCGGTGATCGCCCTGGCCTCGCGCACCGACCGCGCCGCGCTGCGCTCCTATGGCATGAATCTCGGCCTTGCCTTCCAGCTCATCGACGATGCGCTGGACTATGGTGGCTCCAGCAAGGATCTCGGAAAGAATGTCGGCGACGATTTCCGCGAGGGCAAGGTGACGCTGCCGGTGATCCTCGCCTACCGGCGTGGCACCAAGGCCGAGCGCAGCTTCTGGAAGCGCGCCATCGAGGAAAACGTCACCGACGATGCCGGGCTCGAAAAGGCGATCGGCCTGATGGCCCGCCACGGCGCAATAGCCGACACGATCGGCCGCGCCCGCCATTTCGGCGAGATCGCCCGCGACGCGCTGGCGCCGCTTGAGGCGACGCCGCAGAAATCGGCGCTGATCGACGTCATCGATTTCTGCATCAGCCGGGTGAATTGA
- a CDS encoding tetratricopeptide repeat protein gives MRQGRARWLMRLAFLAGVALWVLPVQAKEDAQPLQITSFSGAYLAAHIAESDNDLDDAIAYYKQALAFAPNDKDLQQSLMLALVAQGRFEESLVYADKLKEVPDVERFSRLALAIDSFHKKDYVKAQYWLKLSLESDLDRLLSGVMNGWAMEGAGNASEAMESIDKLKGPDWFGLFKSFHRALIADAAGLNDKADAIYAATLADTTAGGSAPETWMRNAQAYASFLARKGDKSKALAVLNQAEAFAPGKLEITTLRDRIAKGDKIEPLVAGPADGASEILLDLATALNRGGGEPFVRLYLQYALALKPDSDAALVQLAAVAEQLKDGEGAIALYRRIPASSPLKELSDLQLGLNLADLDKHDEAIAHLKAYLDKHPDDMRAYLALGGVYGSKEDFRSAANLYDKAVEQLKAPTAANWNIFYQRGIAYERLKEWPKAEPNFRKALELQPDQPQVMNYLGYSWVDMNMNLKEGLAMIQKAVDLRPNDGYIVDSLGWAYYRMGRFDDAVREMERAVSLKPEDPVLNDHLGDAYWRVGRKLEATYQWTQARDLKPDPDVLATLQQKLLKGLPPIESNTAQETPKVKPEPTPAPKG, from the coding sequence ATGCGGCAAGGACGTGCGCGCTGGCTGATGAGGCTGGCATTTTTGGCCGGTGTGGCGCTTTGGGTGCTGCCGGTCCAGGCCAAGGAAGATGCCCAACCGCTGCAGATCACATCTTTCTCGGGCGCCTATCTCGCGGCCCATATCGCCGAAAGCGACAACGATCTCGACGACGCGATCGCTTACTACAAGCAGGCGCTTGCCTTTGCGCCGAACGATAAGGATCTGCAGCAAAGCCTGATGCTGGCTCTCGTTGCGCAAGGCCGCTTCGAGGAATCGCTGGTCTATGCCGACAAGCTGAAGGAAGTGCCGGACGTCGAGCGCTTCTCACGCCTGGCCCTGGCCATCGATTCCTTCCACAAGAAGGACTACGTCAAGGCGCAGTACTGGCTGAAGCTCTCGCTCGAATCCGATCTCGACCGGTTGCTCTCCGGCGTCATGAACGGCTGGGCCATGGAGGGCGCCGGCAACGCGTCCGAGGCGATGGAGTCCATCGACAAGCTCAAGGGTCCGGACTGGTTCGGCCTGTTCAAGTCGTTCCACCGCGCGCTGATCGCCGACGCCGCCGGCTTGAACGACAAGGCCGATGCGATCTACGCCGCCACGCTCGCCGACACCACGGCCGGCGGCTCCGCGCCCGAAACCTGGATGCGCAATGCCCAGGCCTATGCCTCCTTCCTCGCCCGCAAGGGCGACAAGTCGAAGGCGCTGGCGGTTTTGAACCAGGCCGAAGCCTTCGCCCCGGGTAAGCTCGAGATCACCACGCTGCGGGACCGCATCGCCAAGGGCGACAAGATCGAGCCGCTCGTCGCCGGCCCGGCCGACGGCGCCTCCGAAATCCTGCTTGACCTTGCGACCGCGCTCAACCGCGGCGGCGGCGAGCCTTTCGTGCGGCTCTACCTGCAATACGCGCTGGCGCTGAAGCCGGACAGCGATGCGGCCCTGGTGCAGCTTGCCGCTGTCGCCGAGCAGCTCAAGGACGGCGAGGGCGCCATCGCGCTTTACCGCCGCATCCCGGCTTCCTCGCCGCTGAAGGAGCTTTCCGACCTGCAGCTCGGCCTGAACCTCGCCGATCTCGACAAGCACGACGAGGCGATCGCCCATCTCAAGGCCTATCTCGACAAGCACCCGGACGACATGCGCGCCTATCTGGCGCTTGGCGGCGTCTATGGCTCGAAGGAAGATTTCCGCTCGGCCGCCAATCTCTACGATAAGGCCGTCGAGCAGCTGAAGGCGCCGACCGCCGCCAACTGGAACATCTTTTACCAGCGCGGCATCGCCTATGAGCGGCTGAAGGAATGGCCGAAGGCAGAACCTAATTTCCGCAAGGCGCTGGAATTGCAGCCCGACCAGCCGCAGGTCATGAACTATCTCGGCTATTCCTGGGTCGACATGAACATGAACCTCAAGGAAGGCCTGGCGATGATCCAGAAGGCCGTGGATCTCAGGCCGAACGACGGCTACATCGTCGATTCGCTGGGCTGGGCCTATTACCGCATGGGTCGCTTCGACGACGCCGTGCGCGAGATGGAGCGCGCCGTCTCGCTGAAGCCGGAAGACCCGGTCCTCAACGACCATCTCGGCGATGCCTACTGGCGCGTCGGCCGCAAGCTCGAGGCTACCTATCAGTGGACCCAGGCGCGCGACCTGAAGCCGGACCCAGACGTGCTCGCCACCCTTCAGCAGAAGCTGCTCAAGGGCCTGCCGCCCATCGAATCCAACACCGCGCAGGAAACCCCGAAGGTGAAGCCGGAGCCGACGCCCGCGCCGAAGGGCTGA
- a CDS encoding DUF1284 domain-containing protein: MTVRLRAHHLLCLLTYVGKGYSPAFTANYDKVVKRLGEGVVIVSGPDDICAPLLDEPEAHCFGESAAERDGLAARDVGALLGRPIRAGDRLVLDASALAGMRKAFSAGLTRQACSGCEWSGLCDAVAASGFSDTYL; this comes from the coding sequence ATGACCGTCAGGCTGCGCGCCCATCATCTGCTTTGCCTGCTGACCTATGTCGGCAAGGGCTACTCGCCCGCCTTCACCGCCAATTACGACAAGGTGGTGAAGCGGCTGGGCGAGGGGGTTGTGATCGTTTCCGGTCCCGACGACATCTGCGCCCCGCTGCTCGACGAGCCGGAGGCGCATTGCTTTGGCGAGAGCGCCGCCGAGCGGGACGGGCTCGCTGCGCGTGATGTCGGCGCTCTTCTCGGGCGGCCGATCCGGGCCGGAGACCGGCTCGTGCTGGATGCCTCGGCACTGGCAGGAATGCGGAAGGCTTTTTCCGCCGGGCTGACGCGCCAGGCATGCTCCGGCTGCGAATGGTCCGGCCTGTGCGACGCGGTTGCCGCCAGCGGATTCAGCGATACCTATCTGTAG